The genomic window GCTAAGAAAAAGAAACGCAACAAAACCAAGGGTACTATTATTTGACGTAGAAGCGACTAAAAACTATCAAAATAAAGTTAAGACGACGAAAAGGAGAGGGAGGCCAGAACACATACTTAagcgaaaatttgaaaaactttacgAGTGCGCCACCACAAGCAACACGCCGGCTAACTAACGCCGCCGGCGTGAGTTTAATACTAAAAGAAAACATGTTGAGCAAAACACAAAAGCTCGTACTTGGAATTATTGTATTATTGCTAGTTGATGTAATTTGGGTATCGTCCAGTGAATTAACAAAGGTATATTTATAAGATTTAGGAATGTGTGGAATCGCATCTTTATTTGttacatgtttttgttgttgttgtagtttatTATTGACATATGCTTCTATTATAGTTTCTCTACGAGAATGAAAGATTTGATAAGCCCTTCTTTTGCACATACTTCAAAACATCTATGTTTGCTATTTATTTGGTCGTCATTGGATTGGTGACTCCATGGCGCGAGGCATGTGAACGTCAAAACGGCCATTATACGGTATGTATATCCAAAAATGTATATCTAAAAGTTTCGACACATTACTGGAGAAGTACAAGCATATACTGTGCTGGCTATTTGTTGGTTTTATGGTAACAGCATAAGCACTCATTAAAAAAGTTTGAAACAGCACTGTCGTAATGGCATATGTTAATCAAAAAAGTATCGGGTTGTTTCGGTGCCTGCATTCGAAAGTACAGGTAAAAATGTAAACTCCACTGCTGATAGTTTTGGATTGAGGAGAGGATCATGGTGATGCTAATTCTAAAATAACCACGACTCCATTCTAAAGGAAGAGGATATGGATATTGTACAAAAGGAAGCCACCGCTTTGAAAACGTCATATCTTAGAATTGGTTTCGCCcatttcagaacttgtttcagGAACGCACTATATCAGGATTTGTTTCGCAAATGCCATATCTCAGCACGAATTCAACACATTTGAGTTTTGATGGAGTGTGTATGAAAGCAGTTCTAAGGTAGGGCATCTTCTAATAAATTCTttaatagggcgttattcaataACATACTGGGATTGCGTGTTTTcgaaacaagttctgaaatatGACATTCCGAGGTTATGGATAAACTTTCTGAAGGGGACAGACCCTGCGTGTAATTTATTTCAACAATTCCATAATTCACTTTCTTTTCCAATAACGTTTTCGCAAATACTTTAACACCTCTAAAAGTCGTATCTATTTGTTGTAGGTAATGGATCAAGTGGCTAACGATGAGAATTATTACTCAACCAATCCCTCTTTGGTATGTCCGGCTATTGAATACATATTTGAAATGAATGTTCAAAAACTTTATTATCATTTTGCATTTAAGAGTGATCCTACATTCGTTCCAATACGTTCTAGTGGTGCCATCTCTGGCACTGAGAGCGATGATTCCAGCATACGCAGTGTGCGTTTTAGTAAAATGGCTGAGGTACGTGAAATGTCTGCACATGAAGCAACCGAAGCGCTAATGGCACGTCTTTCCTATGCGGCAAGCATGCGCATACGCAGGCAAAAATCGCATCACAAAACTGCAAAGACAGCATTACTTTTTTGTCTGTTGGTAAGAGATGAATACTTCTGCATTTTCAAGTTaatgaaaatttattatttatagtgGTTTGTtgcaaattatttttttcaattatcaCTGGAGTTGGGTGAAACAGCAATGGTAACTTTGCTTAGTTCGTCATCATCATTTTTCACACTTGTACTGGCTGAACTTTTCCCTTCTGCTGTGGGTGATAAATTTACAATAACCAAATGTATAGCAGTGGCAATGAATATTGGGGGAATTGTAAGTTCAAGGAGCGCATATTTTTTTAGAGCAACGTGCAAACATGTTTTTCTTTGTTACTTTAAGGTTACAGTCACTATTTCTGATGTTCATGATACGAAATTTTCACGAGGTGCACTCTTGGCTTCATTTAGTGCATTCTTTTATGCCGCATATTTAGTTTTTGTGAAACGAAAAAGTGACACTGAGGAAAAAGTagatattccattattttttggTAAGTGATTCAGTAGTATTTATTTTGTACTTGAAATAattatgtatgcaatcaaatatGGATAGtgatgattcaaggggttgccaacgcaatttacagattctcaaacccaattgtcagcaaCACACCCGTGGTAATCCTGATTATTCAGATGAGGCCCTGGCGATTTGAAGTTCCTGACGGAAAGGAGGGCCTGAATGACCTAGAAGATTGAACCTTCTGAAAGATTAAAAGCAGAACTCAACATATTTTTAATGATCTTCGTATTGGCCTTTTGTTTACTACAAAGCTGTATTACTGATtgaggcccacttgcagaacagaaaattatctTTTTAACGCAATATTAGTTCAAAAAGTTTGTCAAAAGTGTATGAGCTGAACGCTCATGTCACCtcactctgagttaaaaagataatttGTCGTGCAAGTGGGCCTAAGCTTTTCATGATAAATTGCTACATACTTCAAGACAGCATATCTCTTTTTTTTATCTTTGTGTCCTTTCATATCCTTTGTAAGCCAAATAACTAATAAGAACGCTTTAACCTCTTGTTTTGAGTTCTCACTATATCTCGCGGTCTTTTTATCAGAGTTGTAATTATTGTGCTCGCAAAAAatgctgttgcacagtgtaatttACCCCTTTTTTTACTATTCACAGGTTTTGTTGGTCTGTGGAATCTCCTACTTATGTGGCCAATAttcttcattttaaattttctaaaaatcgAACAATTCGAGCTACCAAATCAAAATCAATTTGCTCTACTATTTTTAAATGGTTTAGTTGGTACTGTAATTTCGGAAGCGCTATGGTTATGGTATGTTTTTAGCTGAATATGCTACTAATTAGTTCTACTAATTCTTTGATTAAATATTAAATATCTCTTTATTTTCTTTAAGGGGCTGCTTTCTCACCTCTTCATTAATTGGCACAATTGCCATGTCTCTACAAATACCACTCTCCATTGTGTTTGATGTCGTCTTAAAACGTAAGCCATTTTCACCTATGTTTTATATGGGTTCAATACCCATATTTTTGGCGCTTATGTTACTTGCATTGCTTATACGTAACGATGACTCAGATCCATTGATGAAGTTGTTTAAAGTAATTTATCGCAAATTATGTCGGTGCCAAAAGCCAAATATTGTCAGGTATGTTTCATCGAAATGCAAACACCAAATACTTGTATTATGCTGTTTATACCAAATATGCTCTTTAACTATGTAACACATTTattgaaacaatttatttcacgttttttttttttttttttttttagaataaacGACGAAGAACAACAAGAATCGTTAATTGGTAGCAATGACTAAATCAAATTGTGAAAAATTGGCTTATCGCATACGCGGTTCGTAGTTATTCTGCATATGCGTAACGATATCGGATTTTGATCTTCTCGAAGTGAAGGAGAAATTACGTTTTTTTTGAAAACGCTTTGATTTTAAATTGCTCTCTATGCAATCAATACTCTGGCTGTATTTTTGGGTTTGATtcgatttttattattattaattgggAAAAATGAAAGCAAgcacaaattaaataaatttcccTAAAATATAGTAGTCACTAATACATTCACATTAATACTCGACGGAGtctaatattttatattagtttGCTTTTAATATACGTTACAAATGCAAATACTTTGCTTATGTTTCTATGtttgtaaataaatatgttttttcaTTAATTGTGATATTATCGAAAATGTAATTTttacaaaaagaaatattttactcAACAGTTCGCAAATTTTGCGTCTCGTATATTTTTACCAATTAGCGACTAGTACTTTTTGTATTCACTTCCAATGTTAGATAAATAAATACTTATTCGATAAGTTACGTTGCTAGTAATCTCACCATTTAGACCTAAAACGTATagtatttttaaatgtatttataCTGTATATAGTTATAGCTTGTTAAAATATTAATGTACGATTTACAATAATTTACATTTACAACATTGAACAAAAAGAGTAAACTTATAATAATAATTCGATtaagaaataaaacaagtaagaaatttataattttaaaaagtGCGTGTTTATTTGAAGGTTCCTTGATTTTGGTTGAATCGAAAAtccaaaaaattaaattgtttgtgaCATAATTCGCAACCTAAATCTAATGGCTGTTAAAGACGTTGAAATTTTCTTCCGTTCCATTGTTTATGAGActacttcaaataaaaaaatacaacataaatccgaagagattttagaccgagcttctcttccaatttctaattgaaaaaaattttgcattttcacCGACCCTTGATgtgtgtgcgaagtttcaattaCGCCTATGGGTATTTGATGTGGTAAATTGACTTTATGCACTTGACCTCATGTCATCCCATAAAAAACTTATTGCATTGCTTATACGCCGGTATGTCTGAATATAATACACGAGTTGATTTTTTGTATGCCAATTTCACAGAGGCTAAATGAAATAAATAGTGAAGTTTTCTAcatcaatcttccatacaaaatacgaTATATGTAatctcctatattgctaatagaaaatgttcgcaatgtgttttgaattcgaaatcaaaacaagacagcctataaaatttttgtgattgtaggaGCATAAGTGTgaagaaaaaatcataaaaaaatcagcaaagatctcgcattccggaattgttgcatttgtaatcgaatttgaaaaaaatgtttgatgacgtagcgcttttgaagtttttcgatttattacatttctctcatatttcgttaccagtgttcggagtatttaaaactgttacctgagtaaacgactagggcggagtaaaaataaaattttcggagtatatttttttcctttttgaaagcgggcgaacaactaacatcaaattgatatgGTGGCTTGGCAATATCCCTTCGATTTTGTTTtcgtcatgaaaagtttctcagcaaaaaagttatctgccttatcagatgcacatggagtcggcctaaaacgtgtaggattatCAAATAAaaagactcatgacgggtattctgactggacactgccttctggcgtcacatgcctttaaactaggcttggtcagtgatagcagatgtaggaagtgcgggttggaggaggaaacgatcgagcacgttctgtgctcgtgccctgcatttgccaggctaagactccagctattaggagtgatacagctgtcagatctagaagcagcaagtggcttaagtcctaggaagcttctagtatttgccaagaggacggagttattttataacataggtcctggtttttgatagggtttttcagtttggtcgttaaaccaaagttctggtaacactacggactcaatcagtctatgtgaggtcctcatggaccggccagttcaacctacctacctacctatcaaataatgctcccattagcacacaacattctggaagaaaagtgggctctatctccccggatacATATCGCGaagaatattattattatttttggtttatcaTACATTTTTCATACTCTTTTactgacagaaggtttcaagaccggggcagatttctataggaatgataatggcgacctggtaactgacgtacagagtgtgggtgaagacgaacccgatacccccattgccgatgatgaaaaacacgctccggcatccaactttggcgaagtgagaatggcaatattacTGCTAAAAAATctcaaggtgccaagtaatgacgagataccccccccccccccggggctgttcaaacatggaggcgaagagctggtgtaagataaagaagcaaaaaagtgggtcctgcagtaaatgtggacaagacgaagtacttgctgtcatcgtgtcctttgtagccacgtcactgttgacggattcaaaattggagactgtgaaggatttcgtctatttgggaagcggcatcaaaagcaaaaacaatgtcggcctagaaaccAAACGGAGAATaagtcttgccaacaagtgcttctttaagcaattgaaaagtaaagtcctgtctcgacgaacaaaattcccGCTCTATAAGTCACTCTTCataactgtcctgatgtatggctcggaatgatggaaggtgtcgagagaagatgagatggctcgtggagtattcgagagaaaaattctccggaggatttatagtcctatccgtgatgtcgacggcgagtatcgaaggacagcttgatccaggcgacccccaaataagggatataaaccaacgcatcagattgcttgtggacaaacacaagcgggcgaaatgggaagagcacctaagaggttgtaacctctctaccggtgtaggtaaactttggtccaccgtaaagtccctatcgaatccgaccaagcacaaagacaaagtttccatcgcctttggcgataaggtgctgtcggatgcgaaaaaatgcgcgagcgctttctgccgacaatatataatgcatcctacggtcgacaaagatagacggagagccaatagacacgcacataaacacaaactcagcgcgtcaccaattaccatcaccgctagagaggttgaggacgccattggtcgcgctaaaccatccaaagcagtgggcccagacggcatagccatgccgatgcttaaaaacctagggaaagagggtttcaaatatttagcgcatgtcttcaacctgtctctttccacctttgtcatacccgagaaatggaaaatggccaaggtggtcccgctactaaagcctgggaaaccagctaacgtagatgagtcatatcgtccgatatctctcctatcgccagtggcaaagacgcttgaagccattttgctcccttatttccaagcacatttgcagctagcacctcatcagcatggcttcagaaaactccatagcactacctccgcgctaaatgtcattagcacccagataaattgcggtttgaatcaatatccccaccatagaacagtactcgtagcgttagacctatcaaaagcttttgatacggtcaaccatggctcgttactgcaagacctggaagggtctacccttcccccatgtcttaaaaggtggaccgcaaattatctgggtggtcggcaggcatcggtgcaattcagaaacgaaacatcaaaacaaaggagaattaaacaaggggtgccacagggtggtgtcctatccccgcttttgtttaatttctacatatctaagctaccttcaccaccggaaggagtcacaatcgtttcctacgccgatgactgcacaataatggccacaggcccaggcccaaagatcgatgagctatgcaataaaataaacggctatctccctgatctctccagttttttcgcctcgcgaaacctggcattgtcaccgactaaatcttccgcgaccttatttacaacatggacgccccaaatgtcgaccatattgaacatccacgtcgatggcactacgctaccgactgtcctacaccccaaaatcttgggtgtgacgtttgatcaggatctacattttggtgcgcacgcaaccgcaattgttccaagaattcagagccgtaataaaatcctcaaatcccttgctggcagtacctggggaaaagataaagaaacgctcttgaccacatacaaagtaattagccagccgattacgtgctacgcatcacccatatggtcgccaagcctaaaaaccacccactggaagaaactacaggcctgccaaaatactgctctcagaatcgccacgggctgtcttcttatgtcaccagaacaccatctgcataatgaggcgagaatactccccatcagggagagaaatgagatgctgaccaaacagtttctgttgaatacccagaaacctgggcatcccaacagacatctgattgacgaaccagcaccgcctaggggcctaaggagtcatctccgtaagcattttgaggaaatacggcacctgagaacccagccgtatgaagcggaaaaacacaagcaggtccttggtgaactccatagacaggcgtcggacctttatgtcgagaattgcccggtgaatccagtacttgaagaaaaatatccaggactcgcagaagaggaacgcatactccccagggaaacgcgtgtcactcttgctcaacttcgttctggatactgtaacaggttaaactcttacctatccagaatcaaccccgacatacaaaatgtatgccctgcttgcaatgtgtccccacatgacaccaaccatctctttaattgtaatgtggaaccaacgcccctaacacccctttccttatggtccacccctgttgaaacggcaagtttccttggactcccgttagaggatattgatgacaatttgtgatcggtcgcagctattaggtggggcgagcattgctacaacaacaacaacaacagtatcgaaggaggtataatgatgagctatatgagcttttcgcatatatgacgatagtgcagccaataaaaacagaaagcttcgctagctaggtcatgttatgcggatgaacgaatacgctccggcaatTTGTAACATAGGAAGAAGAGGGTTAGCTGACCTTACTGACTCAACGTatgtaatttttatataaaacttcaagaagagcAGTATGTTGAATTTAGGCAGGATTAAGagatcgcgtccggacacatttttgcttgcattttactccttctattcggATTCCATaggaaaaatgtgaacaaacatgtcttaagacacgaacaacaATTtcgtccaatcgtcacttgtaaaaaatcagcttttcatacgtacatatgtattgaAAAcgtcaaccaaaagatattaggtagtaatactatttagttttcaactcgactcaAATAAACCtttaaagtctgaacactgcgttagcaataaaacatgttgtcaaaagcgtgacgtcacgccgagaaatttatttcccagccaactatgatttttttgctctctcattttttaatgcgggatctgtttattggttcatgaagaagaaaaattttaatttaggtacattcgattattgaatacaaaaacaaaaacatttaaacagcaatatatcggcactctgatgtttgggaaagtacctagccttttgtagcaatataggagtattacatatatgcaaagtacaaattcttaattatctcattattgctttattgaatgcctaatccaTTGtacacattgtaaattttaccaagtagcgcaactaacagctgatcggtgaaaattcgcacattcacacgcacagttcacgactcagtttcaaaacaaaactttagattatttaattcaaattttaaagtgggataatccttaccaatttatgtatacagaatatatatggcgtttttgttgttattacaacaatagttttatttatattaaagcttttaccattttttttttttaactttgaaaaatctccgaacaccattccttcattatatgacattcgactgcctagtccactgccttccactctatttgcAACATAACCTCCACTTAAGCTGTCAAACtatatagcaggcatgcttaaccaacaaaccgatatcatttcgttacgataattaacgttaataaacgaaacaaagtcatttcgtttcgttcattaacgttaagaacgtcaaattaacgaaatgattttgtttcgttttctgccatatcaaaacgaaatcaaatcgtttatgttgattattaatttcaaactatgctggcaaagctgattgatggcggagtcattaaaggtgaaagcattagccaagctgatagcaacttttctcatgaattttgacagtacgaacatttctcgcAGTATTTtagacattaccaccaacgaattacacaaacaaattacttgcagtttgtgtgtgtatgtccgctcgctgttaccaccttacggcttcaccatggctatagcattgccagcacaattcaaacataaagtatc from Eurosta solidaginis isolate ZX-2024a chromosome 3, ASM4086904v1, whole genome shotgun sequence includes these protein-coding regions:
- the LOC137244693 gene encoding solute carrier family 35 member F5, which produces MLSKTQKLVLGIIVLLLVDVIWVSSSELTKFLYENERFDKPFFCTYFKTSMFAIYLVVIGLVTPWREACERQNGHYTVMDQVANDENYYSTNPSLSDPTFVPIRSSGAISGTESDDSSIRSVRFSKMAEVREMSAHEATEALMARLSYAASMRIRRQKSHHKTAKTALLFCLLWFVANYFFQLSLELGETAMVTLLSSSSSFFTLVLAELFPSAVGDKFTITKCIAVAMNIGGIVTVTISDVHDTKFSRGALLASFSAFFYAAYLVFVKRKSDTEEKVDIPLFFGFVGLWNLLLMWPIFFILNFLKIEQFELPNQNQFALLFLNGLVGTVISEALWLWGCFLTSSLIGTIAMSLQIPLSIVFDVVLKRKPFSPMFYMGSIPIFLALMLLALLIRNDDSDPLMKLFKVIYRKLCRCQKPNIVRINDEEQQESLIGSND